The region CCTGTGATACACCATCTGCTGTAAGGGCCGAGGTGACCTCCTCGATCATTTGGCTTTGCCCGCATAGCACAGCCCCAGTGGAAGTAGGATTGGCAATGTTCTTGGCTTCCAAGAACGCGCGCTGAACATACCCCTTTTCACCTTTCCAGCTATCATCTGGCCGTGACAGGACCGGCACTATCTTGAGCCCAGTTGACTCCCACTCTGCAAATCTCTCCTGATACGCCATTGTTTCCAGATTCCTGGCGCCATAGTAGAGCCTCACATCAGCTCTCTGCTTGGCCGCGAAGCCGAACTCGATGAGCGAGCGGATCGGGCTAATCCCGGTCCCGGTGGCAAAGAGGAGCAGCGTCTCCGCGGCGTCCGCCGGGGTCACCCTCTCGATCGGGAACCCCTTGCCCATGACCGCGCCGAGCTCCACCACGTCCCCGCCGCGGAGGCCGCAGAGCTTCTCCGCGGTGGCGCCGGGCACGGCCTTGACGAGGAACTCGAAGGCGCCTCCCCCCGGCGGCGACGCGATGGCCATGAAGGCGGGCTTGAGGTCGTCCTCCCCGGGGACGCGGACCAGGAGGTACTGCCCCGGCGCGGTGAAGGAGGAGGCGAGGTCGGCGGCGTCGGAGAGGTCGACGCGCAGGTGGAAGAGCGAGCCGTCGGCGCTGGCCGCGCCGATGGAGGCTACGGGGGCCGCGTTCCAGACCGCCGCGTCCTGCTTGACCGCGGCGGCCGCCAGGGAGGGCAGGCGGCGCCGGAGGAAGGGGAGCGAGCGCAGCATTTTGGGGCTAGCGAAGGCATgccgggaggaggggagggggccgaGGGGCGTGGCGGAGATGGTGGCGGCCGCGGCCATGGCGAAGGGTCGGCACTGAGAAGGCGCCGAGAAAGGAGGAGATCGTGGGGATCGGGTGGCGATTAGGAGAGGAGAGGAGCCCCGTGGCTCTTGGGATGAGGGAGGGAGGGTGGGGATCGGGCTTGGTGGGCCCGGTGCTGTCAGGTCAGGTGCGCACGGCCCATGATCAATAAAATCTCATTATCCCATTTCCACGTGGAGCCTCCTCCTTTGATTTATCAAACCTTTCGAATTTCAAACCATTACCTTG is a window of Triticum dicoccoides isolate Atlit2015 ecotype Zavitan chromosome 2B, WEW_v2.0, whole genome shotgun sequence DNA encoding:
- the LOC119362374 gene encoding fruit protein pKIWI502-like, which produces MAAAATISATPLGPLPSSRHAFASPKMLRSLPFLRRRLPSLAAAAVKQDAAVWNAAPVASIGAASADGSLFHLRVDLSDAADLASSFTAPGQYLLVRVPGEDDLKPAFMAIASPPGGGAFEFLVKAVPGATAEKLCGLRGGDVVELGAVMGKGFPIERVTPADAAETLLLFATGTGISPIRSLIEFGFAAKQRADVRLYYGARNLETMAYQERFAEWESTGLKIVPVLSRPDDSWKGEKGYVQRAFLEAKNIANPTSTGAVLCGQSQMIEEVTSALTADGVSQDKILKNF